From Salvelinus namaycush isolate Seneca chromosome 27, SaNama_1.0, whole genome shotgun sequence, the proteins below share one genomic window:
- the LOC120022857 gene encoding thyrotroph embryonic factor-like, which translates to MSRPLTQLLPPDLPAGASPQFSTGNLAGSVPTGGHLNSMASLKTLLQLPIKADQRAKDCCAMKDKDKPQDSDEDTMGGGPGGRPSQSAFLGPHLWERTLPCSDGGLFQLQYMDLEEFLTENGMAMHSKGGNGASAQVPSQSSLQSAVPNQSSQCPPSSPPLCSSSSSSMSSSSSSSSLLSLDNGPPPPNGLPGMMGGPECLRGGQVMPPDLSPSSTTTSSCLPGPPGGSLVANGTADVMVNFDPDPADVALSSVPGQEAFDPRRHRFSDEELKPQPMIKKARKMLVPDEQKDDKYWSRRYKNNEAAKRSRDARRLKENQITVRAAFLERENAALRQEVADMHKELGRCRNILNKFESRHEDL; encoded by the exons ATGTCTAGGCCGCTCACACAGCTCCTACCGCCTGACCTCCCTGCCGGAGCGAGCCCACAGTTCAGTACGGGTAACCTCGCAGGTAGTGTCCCGACCGGCGGACACTTGAACTCCATGGCCAGCCTCAAGACACTCCTACAGCTGCCCATCAAGGCTGACCAGCGAGCGAAAGACTGCTGTGCAATGAAAG ACAAAGACAAGCCCCAGGACTCGGACGAGGACACCATGGGTGGGGGCCCAGGCGGACGGCCTTCCCAGTCGGCTTTCCTGGGGCCCCATCTGTGGGAGCGCACGCTACCCTGTAGCGACGGTGGCCTCTTCCAGCTGCAGTACATGGACCTGGAGGAGTTCCTGACTGAGAACGGCATGGCCATGCACAGCAAAGGTGGCAACGGCGCCAGCGCCCAGGTGCCCTCGCAGAGCTCCCTGCAGTCGGCCGTGCCCAACCAGAGCTCCCAGTGCCCGCCGTCCTCCCCTCCGCTATGTTCTTCTTCATCATCCTCCAtgtcctcctcatcttcctcctcctcgctgCTGAGCCTGGACAACGGGCCGCCACCACCAAACGGACTGCCAGGCATGATGGGAGGGCCCGAGTGCCTACGTG GTGGCCAGGTCATGCCTCCAGACCTCTcgccctcctccaccaccacctcctcctgccTCCCCGGGCCGCCAGGAGGCTCACTGGTCGCCAACGGCACCGCTGACGTCATGGTGAACTTTGACCCGGACCCAGCGGACGTGGCGCTGTCCAGCGTGCCGGGCCAGGAGGCCTTCGACCCCCGGAGGCACCGCTTCTCGGACGAGGAGCTCAAGCCACAGCCCATGATCAAGAAAGCCCGCAAGATGCTGGTCCCAGATGAGCAGAAG GACGACAAGTACTGGAGCCGGCGCTACAAGAACAACGAGGCGGCCAAGCGCTCACGTGACGCCCGGCGCCTCAAGGAGAACCAGATCACGGTGCGCGCCGCCTTCCTGGAGCGAGAGAACGCTGCTCTCAGACAGGAAGTGGCCGACATGCACAAGGAGCTGGGCCGCTGCCGCAACATCCTCAACAAGTTCGAGAGCCGACACGAAGACTtgtga